A stretch of DNA from Brevibacillus ruminantium:
TAGCCGATCAGCCGCGACAGCCGCTTGCTCGGAGAATTTCTCCCGCACCAGCTCCATCGCGAAGTCGCGCAGCTTTTCCTTATCGTCCCAAAACTTGTCCAAATTTTGCGGAATGATCTTTTTCTGAAAATCCTCTCGCGACAACTGAACACTTTGGCCATGCTCATTGGTAAAGGTCACAAATTCTGACATGAAACAGCCTCTCTTTCTTTGGTTCCCTGGGAGAGATGGGAGCAATCAGCGGCAAAAAGAGAACGAACGATTCCCTCATGCGGAAACCGCCCGTATCTGATGTCTCCTGATCCTCTATATCCAGGCTTTTATATTCACTTTACGAATAAACTCTTCCATTGATTCCTTGACAGGTTCGCCATTTTCCTCTGTCACGTCCTGAATGCCCATCAGCTGACGGAACAGAGCTTCGTTGCGTGTAGCCAATGCATAGTCCAGCAGAGCCTCTTTCTGGACTCTCTCTGCTTCCTGTTCAAGCAAAGTCTCCTCCAGCGCGATATCATCCTCTACCAAGGCGTACTGCTTATCTATTTTGGGAATACGCACAATCCAGGAAAAAGCGCTGTCCGGATTGCGATCTCTGCCTATCAGATACCCGTACTCACCTATCGGCATCCCTTGTTCAAAGGAGTCAGCAACGATGACGACACGTTGTCCAAGCTTGAACATGAGCGTCAACCCCTTTTGCGTTTCATTCTAATCATACTAAATTGTATGCATGCTTGGGAAGAGCAAACAGCGCCTTTGCATTTTTATTCGGGGAGGATGTTCGAAAAGATTTGTTGGAACGGCGAAAATGCGATACACTTTACGTTGATATCATTTTCTATGGAATGTAACGGAACGAGGTGTGCTATCATGTCAGAAATGTCGACGGGCTTCTCCGTTTTTATCATCGGCTGGTCCATCGTCCTGGTTGGCCTGGTGGGGATTGGCGGCTTTTTCATGTTTCGCAAATTCCTGAAATCGATGCCGAAGCAGGACGGCAAATCCGACCTCGACTGGCAGGACTATTATATTGACCAAACTCGCTCCATGTGGACAGAGGAAGGACTGGAGCTTTTGAATGAACTGGTTGATCCGGTTCCACAGTTGTTTCGGGATGTGGCCCGCCGCAGCATCGCCGCCAAAATCGGCAAGCTGGCGCTCGAAGAGAAAGCTACTGAGATCAGCATTGATCTGATCATCAAAGGCTATATTATCGCGACACCGAAGCGCGACCACAAATTCTTGATTTCCCATCTGCAGAAAAAGCAAATCGACTACTCCCCTTACGAAAAATACCTCAGCTCTGAGGCTTAACCCAAACGCGTGGGAGCAAGTTTTCTTCGCTGCTCTACCATTAAACTGCACCCCTTCACCGCACACGGAAAACATCGTCGTTCTCCTGTGAATTGGTGAAGGGGCCCAATGGTTACTTGCCGCTTTGGCAGGACAAGAAATAAGGAGCCTGACTACAGCTCCCGCTTTTCTTTGCAGCGTTCGACAAACGCCTCAAACAGTTTGGACATCAACGGATTCGCAGCGGCTGCCTGGGATTCAGGATGCCATTGTACACCGATGGCAAAAGAAGAGCCGGTATACTCTACCGCTTCGACAATGCCATCGGACGCTTTGGCTACGATCTTCAGCTCGGACGCCACATCTTTTAATGCCTGGTGGTGTAAACTGTTCACGCGAATCTGTTCAGCCTCAAATATATGAGCAAGCCAACTTCCTTCCTCGATCGTAACCCAGTGGGTATCTCTGCCCCGCTCCGCCTTTTGTGAATGCTGAAGCGGTTGTTTTACCTGGCTGGGGATGTCCTGAATCAGCGTCCCGCCCAGGGCTACATTTAATATCTGCACACCTCTGCATATGGCGAGCAGCGGAATGTT
This window harbors:
- a CDS encoding gamma-glutamyl-gamma-aminobutyrate hydrolase family protein; amino-acid sequence: MSTQKPVIGITGAHVKHNSFMEGVYVHQDYPKSVAAAGGLPIVLPYLYPEITLETLPLVDGIILSGGEDVDPFNYGEEPHLHLGYTTPERDDVEIELVQYALDHNIPLLAICRGVQILNVALGGTLIQDIPSQVKQPLQHSQKAERGRDTHWVTIEEGSWLAHIFEAEQIRVNSLHHQALKDVASELKIVAKASDGIVEAVEYTGSSFAIGVQWHPESQAAAANPLMSKLFEAFVERCKEKREL
- a CDS encoding DUF2621 family protein, translated to MSEMSTGFSVFIIGWSIVLVGLVGIGGFFMFRKFLKSMPKQDGKSDLDWQDYYIDQTRSMWTEEGLELLNELVDPVPQLFRDVARRSIAAKIGKLALEEKATEISIDLIIKGYIIATPKRDHKFLISHLQKKQIDYSPYEKYLSSEA
- a CDS encoding ATPase, coding for MFKLGQRVVIVADSFEQGMPIGEYGYLIGRDRNPDSAFSWIVRIPKIDKQYALVEDDIALEETLLEQEAERVQKEALLDYALATRNEALFRQLMGIQDVTEENGEPVKESMEEFIRKVNIKAWI